In Lewinella sp. 4G2, the sequence TGGTTGGACGGAGGAAAACAAACAAGAGAGCGCCCGCGAATTCATCGAGCTCATCCGCCGCCGCTATGTTTAAAAAAATTCTCGCTGGGTTCCTCCTTCTTTCCCTGCTGTTTTCCGGTTACCTGGTCCTGCAGGCTCAACAATCCGCTGACCCCGCCATGGCCGAATTTGGTCTTCAGGAAACCGCTGCATTTAGTATGACGAAGACGCTCAAAGCCTGCCCCAACAAACCCAACTGCGTTAGCACCCAGGCTACGGAGAAACAACACCAGGCGGATCCTATTCCCTATACTGGCAGCAAAGAAGAGGCTAAAACACGGCTCCTTTCCATCCTTGACGATACGAAGCGCACCACCCGCCGGACGGTGGAGACGGATTACATCCACTATACCTTCAAAACCTGGCCAATCCCCTTTACGGACGACGTTGAGTTCCTTTTCGACGATGCCAACAAGGTCATCCACTTCCGCAGTGCCAGCCGCGTGGGCCACTCCGACCTGGGCGCCAACCGCAAGCGCATGAACAAGATCGTCAGCGCTTTCTCGGCCAAATGAGTTTCAAGTTGCACAACGGGGAGCGCTTGAAATCGCGCAAGGAGATCGGCCGATTATTCAGCCGTAAGTCAAAGTCCGCCACCAGCTATCCCATCCGCGCCGTCTACGGTTGGGCCGGTGAGCCCCGTAGCGAATTTCCGGTGCAGGTCACCTTCGTCGTCCCCAAGCGCCGCTTCAAGCGCGCCGTCGATCGCAACCGGATCAAGCGCCTGATGCGGGAAGCCTACCGCCTCCATAAAGACGAGTTGGCGCTGCCGCAGGTGCCAGGAGATGGGGAGCAATTAGCCGTCCTCTTCATGTACACGGGCAAGGAAGAAATGGATTTCAGCTACCTGGAACGGAAGATGGTAAAGGTGCTGAAGGGCATAAAGGGCTAAACGGGCTCACGTACTACGGGGCAACTATCCTGGCGGGAATTAAAGGACGGTCTCCATCATTCCAATTACTCAAATAAGCGAAACATCCCCGTCTCCTCGTCCGTCGACCGAGCAATCTCGTAGCTATCTCGGACGCTACGCCCCCGCACGAGGTACTGATAACAAAAGCTTATCGCAAAGTACAGTGCGGAACTCCCCTCCGGATAATCACCGGGCCCAAGGTATTGCTCAACTCCCCGACTCAGGAAGGCATCCGCCATTGCGTCCGTCCCACTCATACAGGCCGTTGATAATACCAGGGAATTGTTGAACTTCAGGTGAGCCTCGACTTCCGCCGAGCCTAAATACTTATTGAAAGCCTGGCCGGCCCGTAGCGACTCACCTAGTTCCTCCAAGTGGATACCTCGTTCATCGCCGTGCCCACACAGGATGATGAAGCCGGACCTTTTCTCCTGACCGTCCAGCAAGGCTACCAGGTGATTGGGTTGGCCGATACCGTACAGATTCACTTTGACGGACCAATTCTCCAGGCAGGCACGGAGGGCGGTACATTCCATGAAGTCGCCCAGATCAATGATATCTACTTCGGCCAGGTGCATAGGTTTCCGGTTGGTAATTCACTAATCCCGGACCAAAGCCACCCGCATCCGCTTAATGCGGTCCTCCAGTTTTTCGCTGGACATCTTTTCGCGGAGGCGATCCACAATGAGGGCAAAACTGAAGGGCGTAGCCTTCGCCGGCTTCTCGAAAAGAATGGTTTGGTTATTGATACGGTCCAAAGCGGCACGCAACCGCTCCTCCTGTAGCTGAAAGGTCACGATCTCATCGTAGGCCTGGGTGAGGAGCAGGTTATTCGGCTCATAATCAGTGAAGACGTCGAAAAAAAGTTTGCTACTGCTCTGGAGGTGTTTCTCCTTCTTCTGTTTTCCGGGGTACCCCTTAAAGATGAGCCCGGAAATGGCGGCAATGTCCCGAAAGCGTCGGCTGGCCATTTCCGTAGCGTTGATGCCGGCTTCCAGGTCTTCGGTAAGTGTTCCAGCGTCAAAAAGACCAGAACCAAGGGCTTCCTCGATGGGTATGGGCTGGTCGCTCAGCAACTCGAACCCATAATCGTTATTGGCAATCGTAAAGGTGAGCGGCGCAAACTGCCCGATCCGGTATGCAAAGAGACTGGCCAGCCCTTCGTGGATGCCCCGCCCCTCGCAAGGGTACATCAGCAAGTGGTATCCTTCCCGGTCGACGAAGTACTCGATCAGCAATTCGTCAGAGCCAGGGATGGCAGAGCGTTGGGCTTGGATATCCCGCAGCGGTTTCAATTTGGCCAACTCGGCGTCGTGGTAGTTCTCCGTCTTGAGGTGGGTCATGGCTTCCCGGAGCCGCGTCGATAGCTGGCTGGAAAGTTGCATCCGTCCTCCTTTCCAACTGGGGATTTTGCCCTTCTTGGCGTTGCTCTTGCGGACGAGGGCCTCCGTCCCCTTCACTTTGACGAGCTTGAGTGAGCGGCCGGCAAACCAAAAGGTATCCCCCGTCTTCAGGCTGGAGATGAAGTATTCCTCGATCGTCCCTATATAGCCGCCCCGGAGGTACTTGACCATCATCACCTGCTCGCTGACGATGGCACCGATACCCATCCGGTGCATCATCGCCACCCGTTTGCTGGTGACCTTATATACACCGTCTTCCACGACGACCTTGTGGTACTCATCGTATGCGCCGAGGCTGTTGCCACCGGTGGTGATGAATTCCAGGCACCAGTTGAACTCCTCCCGCGTGATGGAAGAGAAACAATAGGTCTTCTTCACTTCGGCAAAAATCTCATCCGGCCGGAAGCCTTCACTCACCGCTAGGGTAACGAGGTACTGAATCAGCACGTCGAAACTGCGGATGTACGGGATCCGTTGTTCGATCTGCCCCTCCGCAATGCACTGGCGCAGGGCCGAGGCTTCCAGCAATTCCAGACTGTGGGTGGGGACGAAATGAATAATGGATTTCGCCCCGGGCCGGTGGCCGGACCGTCCCGCTCGCTGCATGAACCGGGCCACCCCCTTCGGGCTCCCGATCTGGACGATGGTTTCAACCGGGCGGAAGTCCACCCCCAAGTCAAGACTGGCCGTACAGATGACGGCCTTGAGGGAGCCTTCGTGGAGGGCGTTCTCCACCCAGTCCCGCAACTCCCGGCCGATACTACCGTGGTGCATCGCAATGGCGCCGGAGAGATCCGGGTCCGCATCCAGAATGCGTTGGTACCAAATCTCGCACTGGCTCCGCGTATTCGTAAAGACCAGCGTGGAGCCGGAGGAATGAATGATCGGGATGACTTTCTGCAGCAGCTTGATCCCCAGATGGCCGGCCCAGGGGAAGGTCTCGATCTCGTCCGGCATCACCGTCGTGATTTCAATCTCCTTGGCGATCCCCGCCCGCACGATGACGCCGCGGGAACGGCCGTCCAGCAGGGTTTTGCCGTTTTCCAGACTCAGTTCGTGGGGGATTCCCTGGAGGACGTCCAGCGCTTCGGGTAGGTTACCGATGGTGGCCGATATGCCCCAGGTCCGGAATTCCCGTCCGCGAAAGCCTCTGAGGCGGGAAAGAGCGGTCTCCAGCAAAACGCCCCGTTTTGTTCCTACGAGTTCGTGCCACTCATCCGCCACGAGGACGCGGAGGTTGCCGAAGTAATCTTCGTAACCCTTACTCGCCAGCAGCAGGTGCAGCGACTCTGGGGTAGTGATGAGAATTTGCGGGGGCGACTTCTTTTGCTTAGCTCGTTCCGAAGTCGAGGTATCACCCGAGCGGATGCCGATCTTCCAATCCAGCCCCAGGTCTTCGGCGGCGCGTTGGGCGGCACCCTGAATTTCGCGGGTCAGGGCACGGATGGGAGTAATCCAAATGGCGCGGAGTCCGGACTTCTTTTTGGTGGTAGCCTTTGCTTGCTTGCCCTCTTCCCCGGCACCTGCGGCAGCGCCCATCTCCTTCTCCCGCAAACCTTCGAGCAGGATGGGCATGATGAGGGAGTAGGTCTTGCCGCTACCGGTGGGAGCATTGACGAGGCCGTTCTCCCCGTCGAGGTAAGCGTTCCAGGCTTCAAGCTGAAAGGGAAAGGGCTTCCACCCCTGCTGGGTGAACCACTTTTTACCGCGGCCGATGAGTTCTCGGCGGGCCTGTTTTGTTGATGTCTTTACCACTGCCCGTTGGAACGGAAGCGGCGCGGGATGGTTCTGGGAACTAGAAGTAGCTATTCACAACCCATGTCGATCTTGCTCTGCGCGTCGCTGTTGGGGAAGCACTCGCCGCTGAGCACGGCATCGGGCACGAAACGCTTGAGATTGGGGTCGTACAGACCTTCGGCGAGGAACTCCGTAAGGTCGGTCACTTCCTCATCGGTGAGGTAAAGTGGGTGGAAGAATTCGGACACGTTGGCCGCCGGAACGCGGTCGTTTTCAACGACTCCGGCGTTAAAGTATTCCACCACGTCGCGGAGGTTATCCTTACTGCTGCCGTGGAAGTAGAACGGCATATCCTTGGTGTTGTACACCTGCGGAACCTTGAACTTATAAAGGTCTTCCTCTCGGCGGGTAAAGTCACCCCGGCCAAGGTTACGTGTATCGTCCAAACCAGTGCGAAGAGCGCCGCCGGGGATGTCGCAGAGATCGTTTACACCAACGGCGTGAAAGGTGTTTCCGTTTAGCGCGGGGCCATTGTGGCAGCGGTAACAGCCGGCTTTTCCGAAGAAAAGTTGCGCGCCTTTTTTCTGCTGGTCCGTGAGTGCATCTTGGTCACCCTTCAGCCACTTTTGCCACGGTGCATCGCTGGGCAACAGCGTGCGGATGTAGGCTGAGAGGGCAAAACTCATCGCCACGCGGCCGTAGCGAGCGTCGCCCTCAAAATCGGGAAAAGCGCGGTCGAAGAGTGGACGGTAATTGAGGGTGTCGAGCAGGTACTCGTCGGTGCTCATCCGGTGGGTGATGGTGCCTTCGATGTTCTGCGCTTCGAGTCCGTCAAGGCCCAGGAAATTAACTTCCGTGGCGGGGTCGAAAACACCCCAGACGTCTTCAACTTCGGCGTTGGCGCCATTAGCCCCGAAACGGCCGGCCCACATACTATTGGTCACGTACGCAACGCCGAGCATGGAAAGCGGGCGGGCGCCCTGGGCGTCGATGTCGTCTTCGTCGTAATTCTGGTCCATGACACGGCCGCTGCCGAACGTACCGAAACCTAATCCACCATCGGCGATACCCTGGGCGGCACCGGCGGTAAAGCCAGCCTCTGGCACGTGGCAAGTGGCACAGGAGAAAGTCCGTAACTGACTGGTTTGCAGCGCGTCGCGGCCGAGGGCAGTTTCGAAGAAGAGCATTTTGCCCAGTTCGATCTTTTCTTCCGTGAGGGGGTTGCCCACACCGGCGGGGATGCCGGCCAGGTTGCTGCCGTCGGGTAACTTGTAGGAATTCAAGGAGTTGTCTTCGCTCAAACGAATCAACGTGCGCTCCAGCTCGGCGTCGAGCGGAGACATTGCCTCATCCTGAATGCACCCGGAAAGGAGCACCGCGAACAGGGCTAGGGCCGTCAAATGGGGTAAAAACAATTTCATATAGGAGACTATGGAAAACTAAAACTCAAGTATTAACGCGCACTCTAAAGCACAAATATACGTCATTGCGGGTTAGTCGATACTTCAAATAATTCTCACAAATTGGCGACAAATTGAACACAATTTGTTTAAATACATTATCTTTGTCAACATCCACGCATACGGTGGCTAACGGCAATTTATCGTGCCTGGTTTAGACCACCCCTCCCCCTTTTTTCCTTCGCCTCCTCCCGTTTTTTTCGTGGCTCCCATCACTTGCTAATTTATTGTTATGCATTCGGACACGCACGCCCGGGTAGCACTCAGCCGCGTACCGGGTATTGGCGCGAAACTTTTCCGTTCCTTAATCCATCACTTCACCTCGGCCGACGATGTTTTGCGGGCGCGGCCGCAGGAGCTATGCGAAGTGGAGGGGGTAGCCGAAAGGACGGCCCACGCCTTTACCTCGGAGCGGCACCTGAAAGAGGCGGACGCCATCCTTCACCACGCAGAAAAGAGCGAGGTGCACATCCTGTGTTGTGTGGATGATGATTATCCAGGACGGCTAGCCAAGCTCGCGGGGTCTCCCCCGATCCTTTATCACCTCGGGCAAACGGATCTACAAAACAAACGCACGGCGGCCGTAGTCGGCACCCGGGAAATGAGTAGCCGTGGGAGCCGGCAGATCGACCTGCTACTGGATCCACTGGCGGAATACGACCCTCTGATCGTCAGCGGCCTGGCTTACGGAGTAGACATTTACGCCCACCGCCGTTGCTTGCAAATCGGTCTACCGACGCTTGGCGTGATGGGTTCCGGCTTTGGCCACGTCTACCCCGCCGCCCACGCCCGCACGGCCTTAAAGATGGTGGAAGCGGGCGGCGGCATCCTGACGGAATATCCGTACTGGATGAAACCCAACCGGGAGCACTTCCCGGCCCGCAACCGAATCGTAGCCGCCCAGAGCGATGTTACTGTTGTGGTGGAATCAGCCACCCGGGGCGGCTCCATGATCACGGCTCGAATGGCCCACGACATGGGCCGCAAAGTAGGGGCCTGTCCCGGCCGGGGTGGCGACCCACTGACGGCCGGTTGCAACGCCCTCATTAAAAAAGGAAAGGCCCACCTGATTGAAGAGGGGCAGGACCTGATTGACCTCATGAAGTGGAAAGGAGCGGTGAAGGGTACCCAACGCCGGCTATTCGATGATCTTTCCGCGGCCGAACAGCAGTTGGTTTCCTGCTTGCGGGACCAGGAAGCCGTTGATATCGATACGCTGCATCACCTGATGTCGGAGCCACCGGCCCGGCTGGCGGGCACCCTGCTCATGCTGGAAATGAAGGGGCACATCGTTTCGCTACCCGGCCACCGTTACCGGCTGGCTGGTGGGTGAGAATGGAGTGCGCAATATTGAACTGCCAACATTTAACCTGGGCTTCACTTGCGGCCCAACGGAGACCTTATCTTCGCCGTATGAAACCAGCCTACCTGATCTGCACCCTGCTGAGCCTAGTTTTCCTGACCTCCTGCCCTCCGGCACCGACCACGACCACCGGGACGAAACCCACCGTTCGCTTACCAACGATCAAACGAGCCGCCGTTAACTATACCGGGAAAAAGCCAAAAAACATCATCCTGATGATTGGGGACGGGATGGGCATCAGCCAGATCACCGCTGGTATGTACATGAATAATAACCGGTTGAACCTGGAGCAATTCAGGAGCCTGGGTTTGCACAAATCCTACAGTGGGGATAACCTCATAACTGATTCCGCTGCGGGAGCCACGGCCTTTAGCGCGGGGGTGAAGACCTACAACGGAGCGATCGGCGTGGGCATGGACAAGAAACCCGTCAGGACCATTCTCGAAATGGCCGAAGACGCAGGGATGCCAACCGGGCTGGTCGCCAGTAGCTCAATTGTCCACGCTACGCCCGCCAGCTTCGTGGCTCACAATGAGTACCGTAAGAACTATGAAGCCATCGCGGCCGACTTCCTAAAAACTGACGTAGACCTCATCATCGGCGGTGGCGTCAAGTTCTTCGAACGCCGTGAGGTCGACAAGCGCAACCTCTCGGAAGAACTTCGTGCGAAGGGCTACGACGTGGACAACTTCGTCAAGAAAGACATGAAGGACGTCAAGCCCAATGTATCCAAAAACTACGCCTACCTCACGGCGGATGGTGAGCCCCTCCCCTTCTCTCAGGGCCGGGACTACCTGGTGGGTGCCGCCCGGTTGGCTCCCGACTTCCTTAACCAGCGGGATAAAGAGAATAAGGGATTCTTCCTCATGATTGAAGGCTCCCAAATTGATTGGGGTGGCCACGCCAACAATAGCGATTACATCATCTCTGAAATGTTGGAGTTCGACCAGGCGATTGGGGAGGTTCTCAAGTTTGCGCAGCAGGACGGAGAAACACTCGTCATCGTTACGGCGGACCACGAAACCGGTGGCTACGCGATTCAGAACGGTTCCGAGATGGGCCGAATTGATGGAGCCTTTACGTCGGATTACCACACGGCGGCGATGATTCCCGTATTTGCCTACGGGCCCGGGGAGGAGTTGTTCCGGGGCATCTACGAAAACACGGCCATCTTTGACAACATGAAAGCGCTCTACGGTTTTTGACCAAGCCATTTAATCGATGTTAGTCGGCGAGGGGCGTAACTAACGGGATGCTACCGGGTTAGAATGACGCTGGAGTTGAACCTCTGCCTAATAATTCTTGACCGGGCGCGTTTAAAGCTTCCTAGCTATTCACTCAACTCGTTTACAATCACAACTACCATGAGGCGAATCTTTCTCTTTGCGTTGCTCTTTTGTTTTGCAGTAGCACTACCCGCTCAATCCACTACTGCTACGACGGTAAAAACCACGGCCGTGGAAAAACTGGACCTTCGTCCGAAGCAGGAAAAAGCACTACTAGCAATCGCCAAAGTGGTGAAGAAAGAGATTGCTTTACTACGTGAGCAGGGGGAGTTCTACGTGGGGTCACCTGCGTTGCGAGACCTTCGCCATAAGGAAGAGCGGATGATCAGTGAAGTGCTCACCGAGAAGCAGTACGCGAAGTATAAAGAGTTGGAGGCATCCTCGGCACTAGAGAAAAAGTAACTGAGGCAGTTCCACTACGCAAGTTCATTTGTCGGCAAACCGTAAACATTGTGGGGTGCTCATTTCATCTACCGATGCTTACGTATCTTGCGTGGCTTTTAGTCGGTTGGTGGAAGCCTTGTTAGTAACGGCCTTGCCATTCCGGTTTTATGACACAACAATAAGTGAGGTACGGCCTTTCATCATCCTACCAGTTTAAACAATAAGATTTTGGATACTACCCCGAACACCAGCGTTGAAGAAATCAATTCCAGTCTCCGCCACTGGAAGTCCATCGTAGCTAAGTACCAGGAGTCCAACACGCCACGGGCGATTGGCCAGCTGTTCAGCAGTTTTGGGCCGTTTGTGGCCCTTTGGATTGCGATGTATTTCAGCGTGGACTACAGCATCTGGCTGACCCTAGCGTTGGGCGCCGTCAATGCGTTCTTCCTCGTGCGCATCTTCATCATTCAGCACGATTGCGGCCACTATTCCTTCCTGCAGAAGCGGAAGGTCAATGATGCCATTGGCTTCATCTGCTCTTTCTTCAGCTCCATTCCCTACACTTACTGGGCCCGCGTCCACAGCTATCACCACGGCCACACCGGCCAGTTGGAGCACCGCGACATTGGTGACATCGACTTCCTGACGGTGGATGAGTACCGTGACCTCGGTAAGTGGGGCCGCTTTAAGTACCGGATCTTCCGTAGCCCGATCGTGTTGTTTGTGGTTGTACCCGTGATCTACCTCGGCGTAGTGCTGCGCATCCCACGAATCACTTTTGATGGTTGGGGCAAAGTCCACCTGAAACAACACATCAATAACATCTCCATTGCGGCGGTCTACATTGGTCTGGGTTTCCTACTGGGTTGGAAGTCCTTCCTGATCGTACAGGGTTCCATCATCTTCTTCTTTGGCATCATTGCTTTCTGGTTCTTTTACGTCCAGCACCAGCACGAGCACACGTTCATGCAGTGGACGAAGAATTGGGATTACCTCACGGCCGCCATTAAGGGAGCGACTTTTTATAAGCTTCCCCGCTGGCTGCACTTCCTGACGGGTAACATTGGTTACCATCACATCCACCACCTGAGCAGCCGGATCCCGAACTATAACCTCCGCCGTTGCGCTAAGGAGAACCCCGTACTGCAGAAGTACGTTACAAAGATCAGTTTCTTCCAGAGCCTGCCCATGATGTTCAACAAGCTCTGGGACGAAGAGAAGCAGCGAATGATCAGCTTTAAAGAATTCTACCAAAGCGAAGGCAAGGCAAGCGTGGCGGGATAGATAAACAACCATACCTGAAACGAGGTGGTTTGGGAAAATTAGCGCGACGTTATTTCCGTGTCTACCTAGGCAGAAAATTTAAGCATAGCCATAGCTACGGTTCAATTTTCTAACGACGGTAGACGCGGAAAGAACAAGCGATAAATTCTCAAACCACTTTGATTCAGGTATACATGGCCGATACGGCAATTTGCTGGCTGCGTAACGACTTGCGCTTCCACGATAACGAAACCCTGGTGAGTGCCCTCGAGGCCCACGCCAGGGTTTTGTTGGTTTATACGCTCGACCTACGGTTGTTTGAACGTCTACCGAACTTATCCTTCCGTAAAACCGGCGTCCACCGGGCCGCTTTCCTATTGGAATGCCTGGAGGATCTTCGGCAACGGGCCCGGTCCAAAGGTGGTGAGGTGGCCGTGGTCCCCACATCCGCACCCGCGGCAGCGCTGAAAAAACTAGCGGAAGAAATTGGTGCGAAAACCATCTACGCCCAAGCGGAGATTGCCAGTGAAGAAACGACCGACGAAGCCGCCGTGGCGGCCGCTATGGCTGAATCAGGTGGCGAGTTAAAACTGACCTATGGCAAATCCCTCTACCACCGG encodes:
- a CDS encoding fatty acid desaturase translates to MDTTPNTSVEEINSSLRHWKSIVAKYQESNTPRAIGQLFSSFGPFVALWIAMYFSVDYSIWLTLALGAVNAFFLVRIFIIQHDCGHYSFLQKRKVNDAIGFICSFFSSIPYTYWARVHSYHHGHTGQLEHRDIGDIDFLTVDEYRDLGKWGRFKYRIFRSPIVLFVVVPVIYLGVVLRIPRITFDGWGKVHLKQHINNISIAAVYIGLGFLLGWKSFLIVQGSIIFFFGIIAFWFFYVQHQHEHTFMQWTKNWDYLTAAIKGATFYKLPRWLHFLTGNIGYHHIHHLSSRIPNYNLRRCAKENPVLQKYVTKISFFQSLPMMFNKLWDEEKQRMISFKEFYQSEGKASVAG
- a CDS encoding DUF1499 domain-containing protein translates to MFKKILAGFLLLSLLFSGYLVLQAQQSADPAMAEFGLQETAAFSMTKTLKACPNKPNCVSTQATEKQHQADPIPYTGSKEEAKTRLLSILDDTKRTTRRTVETDYIHYTFKTWPIPFTDDVEFLFDDANKVIHFRSASRVGHSDLGANRKRMNKIVSAFSAK
- a CDS encoding cytochrome-c peroxidase — protein: MKLFLPHLTALALFAVLLSGCIQDEAMSPLDAELERTLIRLSEDNSLNSYKLPDGSNLAGIPAGVGNPLTEEKIELGKMLFFETALGRDALQTSQLRTFSCATCHVPEAGFTAGAAQGIADGGLGFGTFGSGRVMDQNYDEDDIDAQGARPLSMLGVAYVTNSMWAGRFGANGANAEVEDVWGVFDPATEVNFLGLDGLEAQNIEGTITHRMSTDEYLLDTLNYRPLFDRAFPDFEGDARYGRVAMSFALSAYIRTLLPSDAPWQKWLKGDQDALTDQQKKGAQLFFGKAGCYRCHNGPALNGNTFHAVGVNDLCDIPGGALRTGLDDTRNLGRGDFTRREEDLYKFKVPQVYNTKDMPFYFHGSSKDNLRDVVEYFNAGVVENDRVPAANVSEFFHPLYLTDEEVTDLTEFLAEGLYDPNLKRFVPDAVLSGECFPNSDAQSKIDMGCE
- a CDS encoding ligase-associated DNA damage response DEXH box helicase, which gives rise to MVKTSTKQARRELIGRGKKWFTQQGWKPFPFQLEAWNAYLDGENGLVNAPTGSGKTYSLIMPILLEGLREKEMGAAAGAGEEGKQAKATTKKKSGLRAIWITPIRALTREIQGAAQRAAEDLGLDWKIGIRSGDTSTSERAKQKKSPPQILITTPESLHLLLASKGYEDYFGNLRVLVADEWHELVGTKRGVLLETALSRLRGFRGREFRTWGISATIGNLPEALDVLQGIPHELSLENGKTLLDGRSRGVIVRAGIAKEIEITTVMPDEIETFPWAGHLGIKLLQKVIPIIHSSGSTLVFTNTRSQCEIWYQRILDADPDLSGAIAMHHGSIGRELRDWVENALHEGSLKAVICTASLDLGVDFRPVETIVQIGSPKGVARFMQRAGRSGHRPGAKSIIHFVPTHSLELLEASALRQCIAEGQIEQRIPYIRSFDVLIQYLVTLAVSEGFRPDEIFAEVKKTYCFSSITREEFNWCLEFITTGGNSLGAYDEYHKVVVEDGVYKVTSKRVAMMHRMGIGAIVSEQVMMVKYLRGGYIGTIEEYFISSLKTGDTFWFAGRSLKLVKVKGTEALVRKSNAKKGKIPSWKGGRMQLSSQLSTRLREAMTHLKTENYHDAELAKLKPLRDIQAQRSAIPGSDELLIEYFVDREGYHLLMYPCEGRGIHEGLASLFAYRIGQFAPLTFTIANNDYGFELLSDQPIPIEEALGSGLFDAGTLTEDLEAGINATEMASRRFRDIAAISGLIFKGYPGKQKKEKHLQSSSKLFFDVFTDYEPNNLLLTQAYDEIVTFQLQEERLRAALDRINNQTILFEKPAKATPFSFALIVDRLREKMSSEKLEDRIKRMRVALVRD
- a CDS encoding ribonuclease P protein component produces the protein MSFKLHNGERLKSRKEIGRLFSRKSKSATSYPIRAVYGWAGEPRSEFPVQVTFVVPKRRFKRAVDRNRIKRLMREAYRLHKDELALPQVPGDGEQLAVLFMYTGKEEMDFSYLERKMVKVLKGIKG
- a CDS encoding alkaline phosphatase, whose protein sequence is MKPAYLICTLLSLVFLTSCPPAPTTTTGTKPTVRLPTIKRAAVNYTGKKPKNIILMIGDGMGISQITAGMYMNNNRLNLEQFRSLGLHKSYSGDNLITDSAAGATAFSAGVKTYNGAIGVGMDKKPVRTILEMAEDAGMPTGLVASSSIVHATPASFVAHNEYRKNYEAIAADFLKTDVDLIIGGGVKFFERREVDKRNLSEELRAKGYDVDNFVKKDMKDVKPNVSKNYAYLTADGEPLPFSQGRDYLVGAARLAPDFLNQRDKENKGFFLMIEGSQIDWGGHANNSDYIISEMLEFDQAIGEVLKFAQQDGETLVIVTADHETGGYAIQNGSEMGRIDGAFTSDYHTAAMIPVFAYGPGEELFRGIYENTAIFDNMKALYGF
- the dprA gene encoding DNA-processing protein DprA; the protein is MHSDTHARVALSRVPGIGAKLFRSLIHHFTSADDVLRARPQELCEVEGVAERTAHAFTSERHLKEADAILHHAEKSEVHILCCVDDDYPGRLAKLAGSPPILYHLGQTDLQNKRTAAVVGTREMSSRGSRQIDLLLDPLAEYDPLIVSGLAYGVDIYAHRRCLQIGLPTLGVMGSGFGHVYPAAHARTALKMVEAGGGILTEYPYWMKPNREHFPARNRIVAAQSDVTVVVESATRGGSMITARMAHDMGRKVGACPGRGGDPLTAGCNALIKKGKAHLIEEGQDLIDLMKWKGAVKGTQRRLFDDLSAAEQQLVSCLRDQEAVDIDTLHHLMSEPPARLAGTLLMLEMKGHIVSLPGHRYRLAGG